Proteins encoded by one window of Dioscorea cayenensis subsp. rotundata cultivar TDr96_F1 chromosome 20, TDr96_F1_v2_PseudoChromosome.rev07_lg8_w22 25.fasta, whole genome shotgun sequence:
- the LOC120251125 gene encoding uncharacterized protein LOC120251125 isoform X2, whose product MVNLVEAQKPLLHFLLKLAGLRPTTVEIDPGTVMSFWVPKTNQYINEIKKTKKKKKKKDKPSVVLVHGFAAEGIVTWQFQLGALTNKYDVYVPDLLYFGGSKSSGSERSPEFQAQCLGSALARLGVARCAVVGFSYGGMVAFKLAEMWPELVSHLVVSGSVIAMTDSMSDATLQRLGFASSAELLLPDSVKGLKALLTVATYKKLWFPDCIHRDYLQVMFGNRKERAELLEGLVMSNKDAVVPVLPQGARPWVCQGRHPSSRAPFGSCKQVLSLKSRQWIVLLFLKKIQK is encoded by the exons ATGGTGAACTTAGTTGAAGCTCAAAAGCCATTACTCCACTTCTTATTAAAGCTCGCCGGACTCCGGCCAACCACCGTTGAGATAGATCCCGGCACAGTCATGAGCTTTTGGGTACCCAAAACCAATCAATAcatcaatgaaatcaagaaaaccaagaagaagaagaagaagaaagataagcCCTCAGTTGTTCTCGTGCATGGCTTCGCAGCTGAAGGCATAGTGACGTGGCAATTCCAACTCGGAGCATTGACTAACAAGTACGACGTTTACGTGCCGGACTTGCTTTACTTCGGCGGCTCCAAAAGCTCCGGCAGTGAACGGTCGCCGGAGTTCCAGGCTCAGTGTTTGGGTTCGGCTCTAGCTCGGCTCGGCGTGGCGCGCTGCGCCGTGGTTGGGTTTAGTTATGGTGGGATGGTGGCGTTTAAGTTGGCCGAGATGTGGCCAGAGCTGGTTAGCCATCTTGTTGTGTCTGGCTCGGTGATTGCCATGACTGATTCGATGAGTGACGCCACATTACAACGGCTCGGCTTCGCTTCTTCGGCTGAGCTCTTGTTGCCTGACTCGGTTAAAGGCCTCAAAGCTCTTCTCACTGTTGCTACTTATAAAAAGCTTTGGTTTCCTGATTGCATTCACCGTGATTATCTTCag gttATGTTTGGAAATAGGAAGGAGAGAGCAGAGTTGTTGGAGGGATTGGTGATGAGTAACAAGGATGCTGTAGTCCCTGTATTACCACAG ggcgCTCGGCCATGGGTGTGTCAGGGTAGGCACCCAAGTTCAAGAGCACCCTTCGGCAGCTGCAAACAGGTGTTGAGCCTAAAGAGTAGACAATGgatagttttgttatttttaaaaaaaattcaaaaataa
- the LOC120251125 gene encoding epoxide hydrolase 3-like isoform X1: MVNLVEAQKPLLHFLLKLAGLRPTTVEIDPGTVMSFWVPKTNQYINEIKKTKKKKKKKDKPSVVLVHGFAAEGIVTWQFQLGALTNKYDVYVPDLLYFGGSKSSGSERSPEFQAQCLGSALARLGVARCAVVGFSYGGMVAFKLAEMWPELVSHLVVSGSVIAMTDSMSDATLQRLGFASSAELLLPDSVKGLKALLTVATYKKLWFPDCIHRDYLQVMFGNRKERAELLEGLVMSNKDAVVPVLPQRIMLLWGENDNIFNIELAKNMKEQLGEKATLQSISKAGHLVHLERPCAYNRHLKEFLAQIVIDDPINNK; this comes from the exons ATGGTGAACTTAGTTGAAGCTCAAAAGCCATTACTCCACTTCTTATTAAAGCTCGCCGGACTCCGGCCAACCACCGTTGAGATAGATCCCGGCACAGTCATGAGCTTTTGGGTACCCAAAACCAATCAATAcatcaatgaaatcaagaaaaccaagaagaagaagaagaagaaagataagcCCTCAGTTGTTCTCGTGCATGGCTTCGCAGCTGAAGGCATAGTGACGTGGCAATTCCAACTCGGAGCATTGACTAACAAGTACGACGTTTACGTGCCGGACTTGCTTTACTTCGGCGGCTCCAAAAGCTCCGGCAGTGAACGGTCGCCGGAGTTCCAGGCTCAGTGTTTGGGTTCGGCTCTAGCTCGGCTCGGCGTGGCGCGCTGCGCCGTGGTTGGGTTTAGTTATGGTGGGATGGTGGCGTTTAAGTTGGCCGAGATGTGGCCAGAGCTGGTTAGCCATCTTGTTGTGTCTGGCTCGGTGATTGCCATGACTGATTCGATGAGTGACGCCACATTACAACGGCTCGGCTTCGCTTCTTCGGCTGAGCTCTTGTTGCCTGACTCGGTTAAAGGCCTCAAAGCTCTTCTCACTGTTGCTACTTATAAAAAGCTTTGGTTTCCTGATTGCATTCACCGTGATTATCTTCag gttATGTTTGGAAATAGGAAGGAGAGAGCAGAGTTGTTGGAGGGATTGGTGATGAGTAACAAGGATGCTGTAGTCCCTGTATTACCACAG AGGATAATGTTGCTGTGGGGTGAGAATGACAACATATTCAACATAGAATTGGCCAAGAACATGAAAGA ACAATTGGGTGAGAAGGCAACACTGCAGAGTATCAGTAAAGCAGGCCACCTTGTTCACCTTGAAAGACCCTGTGCTTACAATCGCCATCTCAAGGAATTTCTTGCACAAATTGTCATTGATGATCCAATTAATAATAAGTGA